In Vigna angularis cultivar LongXiaoDou No.4 chromosome 8, ASM1680809v1, whole genome shotgun sequence, one DNA window encodes the following:
- the LOC108345649 gene encoding uncharacterized protein LOC108345649 isoform X2, producing MDVILSSAQTKNSEDVVASPPIQIGGTGKSCHQCRQKKENFAATCKNIKKSKNCPIKYCHKCLLTRYGENAEEVAQLAYWTCPKCRGICNCSLCQKRRGEQPTGPLYHSAKESGFKSVAEMLAMKKNLETSNPLNEGNLKKEPEVFLSGELGNEYFSDANVTEVCTKDDSGENFGMNLERETIAEEILLPPGMELKEIFGIELPPKDVGNALQILEFCRVFGKALDLKEGEAEAIFKELINEEIMDEHNSSLIQFHIKLLGLIVSNSKKESPSFSTKNETNSWLKHLEDLIMQSYHLLNDFPLDWFQEGISGYYKLDLSKKFKLMTLLCDEVLNTQKLRSYIQDENSRHAKVVKETKLKIAAAKEKIKCLAQKLQNENAKVSSIPGEEHDAHIKIRTEVDEAHIEMLRLKSTDKSGCDATRINPEFVDNNGMTFWKLQSYNDESVLLLQDMKIQDETATLPEESWFVYGLPKKDEIDKYISSRAKRLKSLNSQKSL from the exons ATGGACGTGATATTATCTTCTGCTCAGACTAAGAACTCCGAGGATGTTGTGGCCAGTCCTCCAATTCAAATTGGGGGAACTGGAAAATCTTGTCAtcaa TGCCGGCAAAAAAAGGAGAATTTTGCTGCAACCTGCAAGAATATAAAGAAATCGAAGAATTGTCCGATTAAGTACTGCCACAAGTGCCTCTTGACTAG GTATGGGGAGAATGCTGAAGAGGTCGCGCAGTTGGCATATTGGACATGTCCGAAGTGTCGAGGCATTTGCAACTGTAGTCTTTGCCA AAAGCGACGAGGTGAACAGCCTACTGGTCCCCTATATCATAGTGCCAAGGAATCTGGCTTTAAGTCAGTTGCAGAAATGCTAGCAATGAAGAAGAATTTAGAAACATCAAATCCATTAAATGAGGGTAATCTGAAAAAG GAGCCTGAAGTATTTCTCTCAGGGGAACTTggaaatgaatatttttcaGATGCAAATGTCACTGAAGTTTGCACCAAAGACGATAGTGGTGAGAATTTTGGAATGAACTTAGAGAGAGAAACAATTGCAGAGGAAATTCTTTTGCCACCTGGCATGgagttaaaagaaatatttggcATCGAGTTACCACCCAAAGATGTTGGGAATGCATTGCAAATTTTAGAGTTTTGCAGAGTGTTTGGAAAG GCTCTTGATCTCAAGGAAGGAGAAGCTGAAGCCATTTTTAAAGAATTGATCAATGAAGAAATTATGGATGAACATAACTCTTCACTGATTCAATTTCACATTAAATTGTTGGGATTGATTGTAAGCAATTCGAAAAAAGA GTCTCCATCCTTCTCAACCAAGAATGAAACTAATTCATGGTTGAAACATTTAGAGGATTTGATTATGCAATCATATCACCTTCTAAATGATTTCCCTTTGGATTGGTTTCAAGAAGGCATCAGTGGATACTATAAATTGGATTTGTCTAAAAAGTTTAAACTGATGACTCTTCTTTGTGACGAAGTTTTGAACACTCA AAAACTAAGGAGTTATATTCAGGACGAAAATTCAAGGCATGCAAAAGTAGTGAAAGAAACAAAACTTAAGATTGCTGCAGCTAAGGAAAAG ATAAAGTGTCTTGCACAAAAGTTGCAGAATGAGAATGCCAAAGTGTCCTCCATTCCAGGGGAGGAGCATGATGCTCATATAAAGATAAGAACTGAGGTTGACGAAGCACACATTGAGATGTTAAGGTTAAAGAGCACAG ACAAAAGTGGATGTGATGCCACGAGAATCAATCCAGAGTTTGTGGACAACAATGGGATGACATTTTGGAAGTTACAAAGTTACAATGACGAATCGGTTCTTCTGCTGCAAG ATATGAAGATACAAGATGAAACTGCTACTTTACCTGAAGAAAGCTGGTTTGTTTACGGTCTTCCAAAGAAGGACGAGattgataaatatatatcttCAAG GGCTAAAAGACTTAAGAGTCTCAATTCTCAAAAAAGTTTGTAG
- the LOC108345649 gene encoding uncharacterized protein LOC108345649 isoform X1 — protein MDVILSSAQTKNSEDVVASPPIQIGGTGKSCHQCRQKKENFAATCKNIKKSKNCPIKYCHKCLLTRYGENAEEVAQLAYWTCPKCRGICNCSLCQKRRGEQPTGPLYHSAKESGFKSVAEMLAMKKNLETSNPLNEGNLKKEPEVFLSGELGNEYFSDANVTEVCTKDDSGENFGMNLERETIAEEILLPPGMELKEIFGIELPPKDVGNALQILEFCRVFGKALDLKEGEAEAIFKELINEEIMDEHNSSLIQFHIKLLGLIVSNSKKESPSFSTKNETNSWLKHLEDLIMQSYHLLNDFPLDWFQEGISGYYKLDLSKKFKLMTLLCDEVLNTQKLRSYIQDENSRHAKVVKETKLKIAAAKEKIKCLAQKLQNENAKVSSIPGEEHDAHIKIRTEVDEAHIEMLRLKSTGEKYKSGCDATRINPEFVDNNGMTFWKLQSYNDESVLLLQDMKIQDETATLPEESWFVYGLPKKDEIDKYISSRAKRLKSLNSQKSL, from the exons ATGGACGTGATATTATCTTCTGCTCAGACTAAGAACTCCGAGGATGTTGTGGCCAGTCCTCCAATTCAAATTGGGGGAACTGGAAAATCTTGTCAtcaa TGCCGGCAAAAAAAGGAGAATTTTGCTGCAACCTGCAAGAATATAAAGAAATCGAAGAATTGTCCGATTAAGTACTGCCACAAGTGCCTCTTGACTAG GTATGGGGAGAATGCTGAAGAGGTCGCGCAGTTGGCATATTGGACATGTCCGAAGTGTCGAGGCATTTGCAACTGTAGTCTTTGCCA AAAGCGACGAGGTGAACAGCCTACTGGTCCCCTATATCATAGTGCCAAGGAATCTGGCTTTAAGTCAGTTGCAGAAATGCTAGCAATGAAGAAGAATTTAGAAACATCAAATCCATTAAATGAGGGTAATCTGAAAAAG GAGCCTGAAGTATTTCTCTCAGGGGAACTTggaaatgaatatttttcaGATGCAAATGTCACTGAAGTTTGCACCAAAGACGATAGTGGTGAGAATTTTGGAATGAACTTAGAGAGAGAAACAATTGCAGAGGAAATTCTTTTGCCACCTGGCATGgagttaaaagaaatatttggcATCGAGTTACCACCCAAAGATGTTGGGAATGCATTGCAAATTTTAGAGTTTTGCAGAGTGTTTGGAAAG GCTCTTGATCTCAAGGAAGGAGAAGCTGAAGCCATTTTTAAAGAATTGATCAATGAAGAAATTATGGATGAACATAACTCTTCACTGATTCAATTTCACATTAAATTGTTGGGATTGATTGTAAGCAATTCGAAAAAAGA GTCTCCATCCTTCTCAACCAAGAATGAAACTAATTCATGGTTGAAACATTTAGAGGATTTGATTATGCAATCATATCACCTTCTAAATGATTTCCCTTTGGATTGGTTTCAAGAAGGCATCAGTGGATACTATAAATTGGATTTGTCTAAAAAGTTTAAACTGATGACTCTTCTTTGTGACGAAGTTTTGAACACTCA AAAACTAAGGAGTTATATTCAGGACGAAAATTCAAGGCATGCAAAAGTAGTGAAAGAAACAAAACTTAAGATTGCTGCAGCTAAGGAAAAG ATAAAGTGTCTTGCACAAAAGTTGCAGAATGAGAATGCCAAAGTGTCCTCCATTCCAGGGGAGGAGCATGATGCTCATATAAAGATAAGAACTGAGGTTGACGAAGCACACATTGAGATGTTAAGGTTAAAGAGCACAGGTGAAAAAT ACAAAAGTGGATGTGATGCCACGAGAATCAATCCAGAGTTTGTGGACAACAATGGGATGACATTTTGGAAGTTACAAAGTTACAATGACGAATCGGTTCTTCTGCTGCAAG ATATGAAGATACAAGATGAAACTGCTACTTTACCTGAAGAAAGCTGGTTTGTTTACGGTCTTCCAAAGAAGGACGAGattgataaatatatatcttCAAG GGCTAAAAGACTTAAGAGTCTCAATTCTCAAAAAAGTTTGTAG